The Anabaena sp. WA102 genome contains a region encoding:
- a CDS encoding pentapeptide repeat-containing protein, protein MTSELERYYRILELEPGATLEQINQAYKDLVFVWHPDRLPKDNLRLQHKAQEKLKLFNEARDKLRSLRDNQPTRAYSPAPQANKPSSTYSYPPHTTYQQPQPNSDLSGKDFSRANLSNRDLSGRNLSYANLSGSNLSDTFMHKVILRGADLSEANLFRANLLLADLRDANLRSANLIGADLSGADLRGADLTGARIRSGDRLLVKLIGAKLAGAIMPDGIIHT, encoded by the coding sequence ATGACGAGCGAACTGGAGCGATACTACAGAATCTTAGAATTAGAGCCAGGGGCTACACTCGAACAAATAAACCAGGCTTATAAAGATTTAGTGTTTGTTTGGCATCCAGACCGTCTGCCTAAAGACAATCTGCGCTTGCAACACAAAGCCCAGGAAAAGCTGAAATTATTTAATGAAGCTCGTGATAAACTGCGATCTTTACGGGATAACCAGCCCACTCGCGCTTATTCTCCAGCACCTCAAGCCAATAAACCATCATCTACATACTCTTATCCACCACACACAACTTATCAACAACCACAGCCAAATTCAGATTTAAGCGGTAAAGATTTTAGTCGTGCTAATTTGAGTAACCGGGATTTATCAGGCAGAAATTTGAGCTATGCCAATCTAAGTGGGTCTAATCTTAGTGATACCTTTATGCACAAGGTGATTCTCAGAGGTGCGGATTTGTCAGAAGCTAATTTATTTAGAGCTAACTTACTCTTAGCGGATTTAAGAGATGCCAATTTACGCTCGGCTAATTTGATTGGTGCGGATCTTAGCGGTGCTGATTTGCGGGGCGCTGATTTGACAGGAGCGAGAATTCGTTCAGGCGATCGCCTGCTGGTAAAATTGATTGGAGCTAAATTAGCTGGAGCCATCATGCCTGATGGTATAATTCATACCTGA